In Agrobacterium sp. RAC06, a single window of DNA contains:
- a CDS encoding ABC transporter substrate-binding protein, which produces MRKHLLTTTAAMLLAMTGVAFADMEAAKKFLDAEVGDMSALDRATQEAEMQWFIDAAKPFAGMEIKVVSETITTHEYESKVLAPAFTAITGIKVTHDLIGEGDVVEKLQTQMQSGENIYDAYINDSDLIGTHWRYQQVRNLTDWMAGEGKDVTSPTLDIDDFIGKSFTTAPDGKLYQLPTQQFANLYFFRYDWFNDEKNKADFKAKYGYDLGVPVNWSAYEDIAEFFTGREIDGKKVFGHMDYGKKDPSLGWRFTDAWLSMAGNGDKGIPNGLPVDEWGIKVDENSRPVGSCVARGGDTNGPASVYAIEKYLEWMKKYAPPAAQGMTFSESGPVPSQGEIAQQMFTYTAFTADFVKEGLPVVNADGTPKWRFAPSPHGVYWKDGMKLGYQDAGSWTLMTSTPVDRAQAAWLYAQFVTSKTVDVKKSHVGLTFIRQSTLDHPSFTERAPKLGGLVEFYRSPARLQWSPTGTNVPDYPKLAQLWWQAIGDASSGAKTAQEAMDSLCAEQEKVLERLERAGVQGDIGPKLAEEKTLEEWNADAVAKGNIAPQLKIENEKEQPMTVNYDELVKSWQ; this is translated from the coding sequence ATGCGAAAGCACCTTTTGACGACGACGGCCGCCATGCTTCTTGCCATGACGGGTGTCGCATTCGCCGACATGGAAGCGGCGAAAAAGTTCCTGGACGCCGAGGTCGGCGACATGTCGGCACTCGATCGTGCCACACAGGAAGCCGAGATGCAGTGGTTCATCGATGCCGCGAAACCTTTCGCCGGCATGGAGATCAAGGTCGTCTCCGAAACCATCACCACGCATGAATATGAATCGAAGGTCCTCGCTCCGGCCTTCACCGCCATCACCGGCATCAAGGTCACCCATGACCTGATCGGTGAAGGCGACGTCGTTGAAAAGCTGCAGACGCAGATGCAGTCGGGCGAAAACATCTACGACGCCTACATCAACGACTCCGACCTGATCGGCACCCATTGGCGCTATCAGCAGGTTCGCAACCTGACCGACTGGATGGCCGGCGAAGGCAAGGACGTCACCAGCCCGACCCTCGACATCGACGACTTCATCGGCAAGTCCTTCACGACCGCCCCTGATGGCAAGCTCTATCAGCTGCCGACCCAGCAGTTCGCCAACCTCTACTTCTTCCGCTACGACTGGTTCAACGACGAGAAGAACAAGGCCGACTTCAAGGCGAAGTACGGCTACGACCTCGGCGTTCCGGTCAACTGGTCGGCTTATGAGGACATCGCTGAATTCTTCACCGGTCGCGAAATCGACGGCAAGAAGGTCTTCGGCCACATGGACTACGGCAAGAAGGACCCGTCGCTCGGCTGGCGCTTCACCGACGCCTGGCTCTCCATGGCTGGCAACGGCGACAAGGGCATCCCGAACGGCCTTCCGGTCGACGAGTGGGGTATCAAGGTCGATGAAAACTCGCGCCCGGTCGGCTCTTGCGTCGCCCGTGGTGGTGACACCAACGGCCCGGCCTCTGTCTACGCCATCGAGAAGTATCTCGAGTGGATGAAGAAGTACGCCCCTCCGGCCGCCCAGGGCATGACCTTCTCCGAATCCGGTCCGGTGCCGTCGCAGGGTGAAATCGCCCAGCAGATGTTCACCTACACCGCCTTCACCGCCGACTTCGTCAAGGAAGGCCTGCCGGTCGTCAACGCGGACGGCACGCCGAAGTGGCGCTTTGCTCCGAGCCCGCATGGCGTCTACTGGAAGGACGGCATGAAGCTCGGCTATCAGGATGCCGGTTCCTGGACCCTGATGACCTCGACCCCGGTCGATCGCGCCCAGGCGGCCTGGCTTTATGCCCAGTTCGTCACCTCGAAGACCGTCGACGTGAAGAAGAGCCATGTCGGCCTGACCTTCATCCGTCAGTCGACGCTCGACCATCCGTCCTTCACCGAGCGCGCTCCGAAGCTTGGTGGTCTGGTCGAATTCTACCGCTCGCCGGCTCGCCTGCAGTGGTCGCCGACTGGCACCAACGTTCCTGACTATCCGAAGCTGGCTCAGCTCTGGTGGCAGGCAATCGGTGATGCTTCTTCCGGTGCAAAGACTGCGCAGGAAGCCATGGACTCGCTCTGCGCCGAGCAGGAAAAGGTCCTTGAGCGTCTCGAACGCGCTGGCGTCCAGGGCGATATCGGTCCGAAGCTCGCCGAGGAAAAGACCCTCGAAGAGTGGAACGCCGATGCCGTTGCCAAGGGCAATATCGCGCCACAGCTGAAGATCGAGAACGAAAAAGAACAGCCGATGACGGTCAACTACGACGAGCTCGTCAAGAGCTGGCAGTAA
- the glpK gene encoding glycerol kinase GlpK codes for MSGYILAIDQGTTSTRSMIFDHEMHIVGVAQQEFTQHFPDSGWVEHDADEIWQSVLATIEKALSAAKIKIGDVTAIGITNQRETVVVWDRETGQPVHRAIVWQDRRTARFCDELKHKGLEPLFTEKTGLLLDPYFSGTKLSWLLKNADGLKARAENGEICFGTVDSWLIYKLTGGKVHATDATNASRTLIYDIGENRFDDELLSILEIPRAMLPEVKDCADDFGITDASVLGAEIPILGVAGDQQAAVIGNACFEPGMMKSTYGTGCFALLNTGRDRVASSNRLLTTIAYRMNGETTYALEGSIFIAGAAVQWLRDQMGFVKVASETDALASKADPHQRVYLVPAFTGLGAPHWDADARGAIFGLTRGTGPAEFARAVLESVAYQTHDLLEAMKKDWNGSASKTVLRVDGGMVASDWTMQRLADILAAPVDRPVVLETTVLGAAWLAGSRAGLWPDQKGFAATWKRDRRFEPGMNVTEREAAIAGWQDSVSRCLTTR; via the coding sequence ATGAGCGGTTACATTCTGGCCATCGACCAGGGAACGACCTCGACCCGCTCGATGATCTTCGATCACGAGATGCATATTGTCGGCGTCGCCCAGCAGGAGTTCACCCAACATTTCCCGGATTCCGGCTGGGTCGAGCATGATGCGGACGAGATCTGGCAGAGCGTGCTGGCGACCATCGAGAAGGCACTCTCTGCCGCCAAGATCAAGATCGGCGATGTCACCGCGATCGGCATCACCAACCAGCGCGAAACCGTCGTTGTCTGGGACCGCGAGACCGGCCAGCCGGTCCACCGTGCCATTGTCTGGCAGGACCGCCGCACGGCCCGTTTCTGCGACGAACTGAAACATAAGGGCCTGGAACCGCTCTTCACCGAAAAGACCGGCCTGCTGCTCGATCCTTATTTCTCAGGCACCAAGCTCTCCTGGCTCTTGAAGAATGCCGACGGCCTGAAGGCCCGCGCCGAAAATGGCGAGATCTGCTTCGGCACGGTCGATAGCTGGCTCATCTACAAGCTGACCGGCGGCAAGGTCCACGCGACCGACGCGACAAATGCCTCGCGCACGCTGATCTATGACATCGGCGAAAACCGCTTTGACGACGAACTCCTTTCGATCCTCGAAATCCCGCGCGCCATGCTGCCGGAGGTCAAGGATTGCGCCGACGATTTCGGCATTACCGATGCGTCCGTGCTAGGCGCCGAAATCCCGATCCTCGGCGTCGCCGGCGACCAGCAGGCCGCCGTCATCGGCAATGCCTGTTTCGAGCCCGGTATGATGAAATCGACCTATGGCACGGGCTGCTTCGCACTCCTGAACACCGGCCGCGATCGCGTCGCTTCCTCGAACCGGTTGCTCACCACCATCGCCTATCGCATGAATGGCGAAACCACTTACGCTCTTGAGGGCTCGATCTTCATCGCCGGTGCCGCCGTCCAGTGGCTTCGCGACCAGATGGGCTTTGTGAAGGTCGCCTCGGAGACGGATGCGCTCGCGAGCAAGGCCGACCCGCATCAGCGCGTCTATCTTGTGCCGGCCTTCACCGGGCTTGGCGCACCCCATTGGGATGCCGATGCCCGTGGCGCCATCTTCGGATTGACCCGTGGAACGGGCCCGGCGGAATTCGCTCGCGCCGTACTCGAAAGCGTCGCCTACCAGACCCATGATCTCCTGGAAGCCATGAAGAAGGATTGGAACGGCAGCGCATCGAAGACGGTGCTCCGCGTCGATGGTGGCATGGTCGCCTCCGACTGGACGATGCAGCGGCTGGCCGACATCCTGGCCGCCCCCGTCGATCGTCCCGTCGTGCTGGAAACCACGGTCCTCGGCGCCGCCTGGCTCGCAGGATCCCGCGCCGGCCTCTGGCCCGACCAGAAGGGCTTCGCCGCGACCTGGAAGCGCGACCGCCGTTTCGAACCGGGCATGAATGTGACCGAACGGGAAGCAGCTATTGCCGGCTGGCAGGACAGCGTGTCCCGTTGCCTGACCACGCGCTAA
- a CDS encoding cisplatin damage response ATP-dependent DNA ligase → MRAFARLLDRLVLTPSRNGKLTLLIDYFRQTPDPDRGYALAALTDGLDIKGVKPALLKELVLERMDPILFQYSYDYVGDLAETISLVWEPQTLEAEGEEDLESLSKIVERLQRLGRNETRSVMRDLFDRLDTSERFALIKLVTGGLRIGVSARLTKQALALYGDKDVVDIESLWHGLKPPYTELFAWLENRVEKPVLSTPAIFHSVMLSTPIEDRDLPNLDPKDFAAEWKWDGIRVQLSCSGGKSRLYSRSGDDISGAFPDIVDAARFDGVIDGELLVGGTSRSNAPTRTFSDLQQRLNRKTVTAKMLEEYPVFIRAYDILFDGEADVRSEAFLTRRERLSALVERQEPRRFDLSPLVSFSTWEELEQLRADPPDPVIEGVMLKRLDSSYQAGRAKGPWFKWKRDPMNADAVLMYAQRGHGKRSSYYSDFTFGVWTAIPGEGDVLVPVGKAYFGFTDEELEVLDRFVRNNTVERFGPVRSLRAEPEHGFVVEVAFEGLARSTRHKSGVAMRFPRIARLRQDKLPKDADRLETLVALIA, encoded by the coding sequence ATGAGGGCCTTTGCTCGCCTCCTCGATCGCCTCGTGCTGACCCCCAGCCGCAACGGCAAGCTGACGCTACTCATCGACTATTTCCGGCAGACGCCTGATCCGGATCGCGGCTATGCGCTGGCCGCGCTCACTGATGGGCTCGACATCAAGGGCGTGAAGCCGGCGCTGCTGAAAGAATTGGTCCTGGAGCGGATGGACCCGATCCTGTTTCAATATTCCTATGACTATGTCGGCGATCTGGCAGAAACCATTTCACTAGTCTGGGAGCCGCAGACGCTTGAGGCCGAAGGCGAGGAAGATCTCGAAAGCCTGTCAAAGATCGTCGAACGGCTTCAGCGGCTCGGGCGCAACGAAACGCGCTCCGTCATGCGCGACCTCTTTGACCGGCTCGATACGTCGGAGCGGTTCGCCCTGATCAAGCTCGTCACCGGGGGGCTTCGAATCGGTGTCTCCGCTAGGCTCACCAAGCAGGCGCTGGCGCTCTATGGCGACAAGGATGTCGTCGACATCGAGAGCCTCTGGCATGGGCTAAAGCCGCCTTATACCGAACTCTTCGCCTGGCTGGAGAACCGGGTCGAAAAGCCAGTTCTGTCGACGCCGGCGATCTTCCATTCGGTGATGCTGTCCACGCCGATCGAAGACAGGGATCTCCCCAATCTCGATCCGAAGGATTTCGCGGCGGAATGGAAGTGGGATGGTATCCGCGTGCAGCTTTCCTGCTCCGGCGGGAAGAGCCGGCTCTATTCGCGCTCCGGCGACGATATTTCCGGTGCCTTCCCCGATATCGTCGACGCAGCGCGGTTCGATGGCGTGATCGACGGAGAACTGCTGGTCGGTGGCACCTCGCGCAGCAATGCGCCGACGCGGACCTTTTCGGATCTCCAGCAGAGGCTCAATCGCAAGACGGTGACGGCCAAGATGCTGGAAGAGTATCCGGTCTTCATCCGCGCTTACGACATCCTGTTCGATGGTGAGGCAGACGTTCGGTCCGAGGCTTTCCTCACACGCCGTGAGCGGCTAAGCGCGCTTGTCGAGCGGCAGGAGCCACGGCGGTTCGATCTGTCGCCGCTCGTTTCCTTCTCGACCTGGGAGGAGCTGGAGCAGTTGCGCGCTGACCCACCCGATCCGGTGATCGAAGGGGTGATGCTGAAGCGGCTGGACAGCAGTTACCAGGCCGGGCGGGCCAAGGGGCCCTGGTTCAAGTGGAAACGGGACCCGATGAATGCCGATGCCGTGCTGATGTATGCGCAGCGCGGGCACGGCAAACGGTCCAGCTACTATTCGGACTTCACCTTCGGGGTCTGGACGGCGATCCCCGGCGAAGGGGATGTGCTGGTGCCGGTGGGCAAGGCTTACTTTGGCTTCACCGACGAGGAGCTTGAGGTGCTCGACCGGTTCGTGCGCAACAATACGGTGGAGCGCTTCGGCCCGGTTCGCAGCCTGAGGGCAGAACCCGAGCATGGCTTTGTCGTCGAGGTGGCCTTCGAGGGGCTTGCTCGCTCGACGCGGCACAAGTCGGGAGTCGCGATGCGGTTTCCCCGCATCGCGCGTCTCCGTCAGGACAAGCTTCCGAAGGACGCCGACCGGTTGGAGACCCTGGTCGCGCTCATCGCCTAG
- a CDS encoding ligase-associated DNA damage response exonuclease — protein sequence MIKPDLLLHPTPGGLYCPLGDFYVDPVRPVDRALITHGHSDHARSGHAHVLATRQTLDIMAIRYGEDFCSTSQSATFGETISVNGVTVRFHPAGHVLGSAQIEIEAQGTRIVVSGDYKRGADPTCASFEPVPCDVFITEATFGLPVFHHPDPRLEIQKLLTSLQQFPERSHLIGAYALGKAQRVISLIRRGGYEKPIYIHGSMARLCDYYTEQGVELGELRPATTEDKKSGAFKGAVVIGPPSAFNDRWARRFEDPLAIFASGWMMVRQRAKQRGVELPLVISDHCDWPELLDTIREVGPQEVWVTHGREEALVRWCELEGIKARPLHLVGYEDEGD from the coding sequence ATGATCAAGCCGGACCTTCTCCTTCACCCAACGCCGGGCGGGCTTTACTGCCCGCTCGGCGACTTTTATGTCGACCCGGTCCGGCCAGTTGACCGGGCGCTGATCACTCATGGACATTCGGATCATGCCCGTTCGGGGCACGCCCATGTGCTCGCCACGCGCCAGACACTCGACATCATGGCGATACGCTACGGCGAGGACTTTTGCAGCACCTCACAGAGTGCGACCTTCGGAGAGACGATATCGGTCAACGGCGTGACCGTCCGCTTTCATCCGGCAGGCCATGTGCTCGGCTCCGCACAAATCGAGATCGAAGCGCAGGGGACCAGGATCGTGGTGTCCGGCGACTACAAGCGTGGCGCCGATCCGACTTGCGCCAGCTTCGAGCCGGTGCCCTGCGACGTGTTCATTACCGAAGCAACCTTCGGTCTGCCGGTGTTCCACCACCCCGATCCGCGGCTGGAGATCCAGAAACTGCTGACCTCTCTGCAGCAATTTCCGGAACGCAGCCACTTGATCGGCGCCTATGCGCTGGGAAAGGCACAGCGGGTGATCTCGCTCATTCGGCGGGGTGGCTATGAAAAACCGATCTACATTCATGGTTCGATGGCGCGGCTCTGCGACTATTACACCGAACAGGGCGTGGAGCTCGGCGAGCTTCGCCCGGCGACGACCGAGGACAAGAAGTCTGGCGCCTTCAAGGGCGCCGTGGTGATCGGTCCGCCCTCCGCCTTCAACGACCGCTGGGCACGGCGCTTCGAGGATCCCCTCGCGATCTTTGCGTCCGGCTGGATGATGGTGCGGCAGAGGGCGAAACAGCGAGGCGTGGAACTGCCGCTCGTCATCTCCGACCACTGCGACTGGCCGGAGCTTCTGGACACGATCCGCGAGGTGGGGCCGCAGGAGGTCTGGGTCACCCATGGGCGCGAGGAAGCGCTGGTGCGTTGGTGCGAACTTGAGGGTATCAAGGCTCGGCCACTGCACCTCGTCGGCTACGAAGACGAGGGAGACTGA
- a CDS encoding carbohydrate ABC transporter permease — MEKTWNNKAWFMVVPVLVLVAFSAVIPLMTVVNYSVQDTFGNNQFFWAGTDWFSDILSSDRFWDALGRNLIFSMIILAIQVPLGIFIALNMPKTGLGVPVCLVLMALPLLIPWNVVGTIWQVFGRVDIGLLGYSLNAIGFDYNYTQNPIHAWVTIIVMDVWHWTSLVVLLCYAGLVSIPDAYYQAAKIDGASRWSVFRFIQLPKMKRVLLIAVLLRFMDSFMIYTEPFVLTGGGPGNSTTFLSIDLVKMAVGQFDLGPAAAMSIIYFLIILALSWVFYTVMTNSDAKG; from the coding sequence ATGGAAAAAACCTGGAACAACAAGGCCTGGTTCATGGTCGTCCCGGTCCTGGTGCTGGTGGCCTTCTCGGCCGTCATCCCGCTGATGACCGTCGTCAACTATTCCGTCCAGGATACATTCGGCAACAACCAGTTCTTCTGGGCCGGTACCGACTGGTTTTCCGACATCCTGTCGTCGGACCGTTTCTGGGATGCGCTTGGACGCAACCTGATCTTCTCCATGATCATTCTTGCGATCCAGGTGCCGCTTGGCATCTTTATCGCGCTCAACATGCCGAAAACCGGACTAGGCGTTCCGGTCTGCCTCGTGCTGATGGCGCTGCCGCTGCTTATTCCGTGGAATGTCGTCGGCACCATCTGGCAGGTCTTCGGCCGCGTCGACATCGGTCTTCTCGGCTATTCGCTAAACGCCATCGGATTCGACTATAATTACACGCAGAACCCGATCCACGCCTGGGTCACCATCATCGTGATGGATGTCTGGCACTGGACGAGCCTTGTCGTGCTGCTCTGCTATGCCGGCCTCGTCTCGATCCCGGATGCCTATTACCAGGCAGCCAAGATCGACGGTGCATCGCGCTGGTCCGTGTTCCGCTTCATTCAGCTGCCGAAGATGAAGCGCGTGCTTCTGATCGCCGTGCTGCTGCGCTTCATGGACAGTTTCATGATCTACACCGAGCCCTTCGTCCTGACCGGCGGCGGCCCCGGCAATTCGACCACCTTCCTGTCGATCGACCTCGTCAAGATGGCGGTCGGCCAGTTCGACCTCGGCCCGGCGGCGGCCATGTCGATCATCTACTTCCTGATCATCCTGGCTCTGTCCTGGGTTTTCTACACCGTCATGACCAACAGTGACGCGAAGGGCTGA
- a CDS encoding carbohydrate ABC transporter permease, translated as MKSTDNRTGLGFLVPTIYIIFLLLPIYWLVNMSFKTNAEITGAFSLWPVNPTLANYAVIFTDPSWYKGYINSIIYVCLNTVIAVAVALPAAYAFSRYRFLGDKHLFFWLLTNRMAPPAVFALPFFQLYSAFGLIDTHIAVAIAHCLFNVPLAVWILEGFMSGVPKEIDETAYIDGYSFPKFFVKIFMPLIASGIGVAAFFCFMFSWVELLIARTLTTTDAKPIAAIMTRTVSASGMDWGVLAAAGVLTIIPGALVIYFVRNYIAKGFALGRV; from the coding sequence ATGAAAAGCACTGATAACCGCACCGGTCTCGGCTTCCTGGTTCCGACGATCTACATCATCTTCCTGCTGCTGCCGATCTACTGGCTCGTCAACATGAGCTTCAAGACGAATGCGGAGATCACGGGCGCCTTCTCGCTCTGGCCCGTCAATCCGACACTTGCCAACTACGCGGTGATCTTCACCGATCCGTCGTGGTACAAGGGCTACATCAACTCGATCATCTATGTGTGCCTGAACACCGTGATCGCGGTTGCCGTCGCGCTGCCGGCAGCCTATGCTTTCTCGCGTTACAGGTTCCTCGGTGACAAGCATCTGTTCTTCTGGCTGCTGACAAACCGCATGGCACCGCCGGCTGTCTTCGCGCTGCCCTTCTTTCAGCTCTATTCCGCCTTCGGCCTGATCGACACGCATATCGCCGTCGCCATTGCACACTGCCTTTTCAACGTGCCGCTCGCCGTGTGGATCCTGGAAGGCTTCATGTCGGGCGTGCCGAAGGAAATCGACGAGACGGCCTATATCGACGGATATTCCTTCCCGAAGTTCTTCGTGAAGATCTTCATGCCGCTAATCGCATCCGGCATCGGTGTCGCCGCCTTCTTCTGCTTCATGTTCTCCTGGGTGGAGCTCCTGATCGCTCGCACGCTGACGACGACGGATGCCAAGCCGATCGCAGCGATCATGACGCGCACGGTCTCGGCCTCGGGCATGGACTGGGGTGTTCTCGCAGCAGCCGGGGTACTGACGATCATACCCGGGGCGCTCGTCATTTATTTCGTTCGCAATTACATCGCCAAGGGCTTTGCCCTGGGCCGGGTCTGA
- a CDS encoding DUF2160 domain-containing protein → MDFTWMAWTTPTAIFFIVILCLILSMAVWEYLSPGGNPRTGILRFETTRGDRLFVSLLGSAFINLAWLGLVGPNLWWALALSVVYAIGVFRYV, encoded by the coding sequence ATGGATTTCACTTGGATGGCATGGACCACGCCGACCGCGATCTTCTTCATCGTGATTCTGTGCCTGATCCTGTCGATGGCGGTCTGGGAATATCTGTCCCCGGGCGGCAATCCGCGAACCGGCATTCTACGCTTCGAGACGACCCGCGGTGACCGCCTTTTCGTGTCGCTGCTCGGGTCGGCTTTCATCAATCTCGCTTGGCTCGGTCTCGTTGGACCGAACCTGTGGTGGGCTCTTGCTCTGTCCGTGGTCTACGCCATCGGCGTTTTCCGCTACGTCTAG